The following are from one region of the Sulfurimicrobium lacus genome:
- the rng gene encoding ribonuclease G: MSEEILINVTPQETRVAVLQQAVVQELHVERASARGLVGNIYQGRVCRVLPGMQSAFVEIGLDRAAFLHVADIWCAPGEEPRPIERLLYEGQTLMVQVFKDPLGTKGARLSTQIGLAGRFLVFLPQETHIGISQRIEDEAEREMLRDKLQQLLPDAEHGGFIIRTMAETASDKELLADIEYLRKLWSDIQVAAKGAAPKTMLYHDLDLPLRVLRDFVTEETDRIVVDSRETFSRMQSFAGEYTSTVAERLSHYQGERPLFDLRGVEDEIEKALARRVDLKSGGYLILDQTEALTTVDVNTGGFVGGRNFDDTIFKTNLEAAQTIARQLRLRNLGGIIIVDFIDMDNEEHQAAVLAEFKKALSKDRARITINGFSALGLVEMTRKRNRESLAHVLCEPCPICQGRGELKTAQTVCYEILRDLLREARQFDAREFRILASQQVIDMFLDEESQSMAQLGDFIGKPISLQVESQYSQEQYDVILM; encoded by the coding sequence ATGAGCGAAGAAATCCTGATCAACGTTACGCCGCAGGAAACCCGAGTGGCGGTGCTGCAGCAGGCCGTCGTGCAGGAGCTGCATGTCGAGCGGGCCAGCGCGCGCGGCCTGGTGGGCAACATATACCAGGGACGGGTGTGCCGCGTGTTGCCCGGCATGCAGTCCGCTTTTGTGGAAATCGGCCTGGATCGGGCTGCATTTCTTCACGTTGCCGATATCTGGTGCGCCCCGGGCGAGGAGCCGCGGCCCATCGAGCGCCTGCTTTACGAAGGCCAGACCCTGATGGTGCAGGTCTTCAAGGACCCATTGGGGACCAAGGGGGCGCGTCTCTCGACCCAGATCGGCCTGGCGGGGCGTTTCCTGGTCTTTCTGCCGCAGGAAACCCATATCGGCATTTCGCAGCGCATCGAGGATGAGGCCGAGCGCGAGATGCTGCGCGACAAGCTGCAGCAACTGCTGCCCGATGCCGAACACGGCGGCTTTATTATTCGCACCATGGCGGAAACGGCGAGCGACAAGGAGCTGCTCGCCGACATCGAATATCTGCGCAAGTTGTGGAGCGACATTCAGGTCGCGGCCAAGGGCGCTGCGCCGAAAACCATGCTCTACCATGATCTGGACCTGCCGCTGCGCGTGCTGCGCGACTTCGTCACGGAAGAAACCGACCGCATCGTGGTTGATTCACGTGAAACATTTTCGCGCATGCAGTCTTTCGCCGGCGAATACACCAGCACCGTGGCGGAAAGGCTCTCGCATTATCAGGGCGAGCGCCCGCTGTTCGACCTGCGCGGGGTGGAGGACGAGATCGAAAAAGCGCTGGCGCGACGGGTGGATCTGAAATCCGGCGGCTATCTTATCCTCGACCAGACCGAGGCGCTGACCACGGTGGACGTGAACACCGGCGGTTTCGTCGGCGGGCGCAATTTCGACGACACCATTTTCAAGACCAATCTCGAAGCGGCGCAGACTATCGCGCGCCAGTTGAGGCTGCGCAACCTGGGCGGCATCATCATCGTCGACTTCATCGACATGGACAACGAAGAGCACCAGGCTGCCGTGCTGGCAGAATTCAAGAAAGCCCTGAGCAAGGACCGCGCGCGCATCACGATCAACGGGTTTTCGGCCCTGGGCCTGGTGGAAATGACGCGCAAGCGCAACCGCGAAAGCCTTGCCCATGTGCTGTGCGAACCTTGCCCGATATGCCAGGGGCGCGGCGAGCTGAAAACGGCGCAGACGGTGTGCTACGAAATCCTGCGCGATTTGCTGCGCGAAGCGCGCCAGTTCGATGCGCGCGAATTCCGCATCCTGGCGTCGCAACAGGTCATCGACATGTTCCTCGACGAGGAGTCGCAGAGCATGGCCCAGCTGGGCGACTTCATCGGCAAGCCGATTTCACTCCAGGTGGAGAGTCAGTATTCGCAGGAACAGTACGACGTGATTCTGATGTAA